The genomic segment GTGCGCGGCGGCGAGGAGTTCGAGATCCCGGCCCGTCCGGTGACGGTCTCCTCGTTCCGCGTCTACGACGTCCGCGAGGCGGTCGCGGAGGACGGCACCCCGGTGCTGGACCTGGTCGTCTCCGTCGTCTGCTCCTCGGGGACGTACATCCGGGCCCTCGCCCGGGACCTCGGTGCCGGGCTGGGCGTCGGCGGGCACCTGACGGCGCTGCGGCGCACCCGGGTCGGCCCGTACGGCATCGACACGGCCCGGACGCTCGACCAGCACCAGCAGGAGCTGACCGTGATGCCGGTGGCCGAGGCCGCCGCGTCGGCGTTCCCGCGCTGGGACGTGGACGAGAAGCGGGCCAAGCTGCTGCTCAACGGGGTCCGGCTGGACATGCCGGCGTACCCGCCGGGGCCGGTCGCGGTCTTCGGGCCGGACGGCGCCTTCCTGGTGCTGGTGGAGGAGGAGAAGGGCAAGGCCAAGAGCCTCGCCGTCTTCGCCTGAGCGGTCCCCGGGCCGTCTCCCGGCGTCTCCGTTCGCCCGCACGGCTTCTTCACGCGGCCTGCTTCCCGTCCGGTGCACCGGACGGGAAGCAGGCCGCTGTCGTGGAGCGGACCCCCCAGCTCTCCACGAACCCCCCTCCGCCGAGCACTCTGTCCATTCGGGCCCCCGAACTCACCCCAATGGACGGGCGCTCGGGGTGAATCAGGGGCGTGAGGGGGCGCATTCACCCGTTCTGGCCTATGGGGCCACCCCCGCCCGCCTACCTTCGGACCCA from the Streptomyces sp. NBC_01335 genome contains:
- the truB gene encoding tRNA pseudouridine(55) synthase TruB, translated to MTEQIRTPDGLVIVDKPSGFTSHDVVAKMRGIARTRRVGHAGTLDPMATGVLVLGVERATKLLGHLALTEKEYLGTIRLGQDTVTDDAEGEITSSTDASEVTREGIDAGVAVLTGPIMQVPSKVSAIKIDGKRSYARVRGGEEFEIPARPVTVSSFRVYDVREAVAEDGTPVLDLVVSVVCSSGTYIRALARDLGAGLGVGGHLTALRRTRVGPYGIDTARTLDQHQQELTVMPVAEAAASAFPRWDVDEKRAKLLLNGVRLDMPAYPPGPVAVFGPDGAFLVLVEEEKGKAKSLAVFA